Below is a genomic region from Microbacterium sp. LWO12-1.2.
GACATCCGCCTGGAACTGCATGAGCGCGTCGTTGGCGACCATGCCGCCGTCGACCTTGAGCTCGGTGAGATCCACGCCGGCGTCCGCGTTCACGGCATCCAGCACATCACGCGTCTGGAAGGCGACGGCCTCGAGCGCTGCGCGAGCGATGTGGTTCTTGTTCGCGTAGCGGGTGAGGCCGACGATGGCGCCGCGGGCGTCCGGACGCCAGTACGGGGCGAACAGACCGGAGAACGCGGGGACGATGTACACGCCGCCGTTGTCCTCGACCTGGTCGGCGAGCTCTTCGACCTCGGGAGCCGAGGAGATGATCCCGAGCTGGTCGCGCAGCCACTGGATCAGCGACCCGGTGACGGCGATGGAGCCCTCCAGCGCGTAGTGCGTGGGCTGGTCGCCGAGCTTGTAGCCGACGGTCGTGAGCAGCCCGTTCTTCGAGTGGACGATCTCTTCGCCCGTGTTGAAGATCAGGAAGCAGCCCGTGCCATACGTGTTCTTGCTCTCGCCCTGCTGGAACGCCGCCTGGCCGAACGTCGCAGCCTGCTGGTCACCCAGGATGCCGGCGATCGGGGTCTCGCGCAGCAGCGAGGAGTCCTCCGCGGCGCCGTACACCTCGGAGGAGGAGCGGATCTCCGGCATCATCGACCGCGGCACGCCGAAGGCGTCGAGGATGTCGTCACGCCATTCGAGCGTCTCGAGGTCCATGAACATCGTGCGCGATGCGTTGGTCACATCGGTCACGTGCACGCCGCCGTCGACACCGCCCGTCAGGTTCCACAGCACCCAGCTGTCGGTGGTGCCGAAGATCAGATCTCCGGCTTCGGCCTTTTCGCGTGCCCCATCGACGTTCTCCAGGATCCACGCGATCTTGGTGCCGGAGAAGTAGGTCGCCAGCGGAAGGCCGACGATCGGCTTGAAGCGCTCCACTCCGCCGTCCGCAGCCAGGCGGTCGACGATGTCCTGCGTCCGCGTGTCCTGCCAGACGATGGCGTTGTAGGCGGGCTTGCCGGTGGTCTTGTCCCAGACGACCGCGGTCTCGCGCTGGTTGGTGATGCCGACAGCGGCGATGTCGTGGCGTGTCAGGTCGGCACGGCTCAGAGCCAGACCGATGACCTCCTGCACGTTGCGCCAGATCTCGGACGCGTCGTGCTCGACCCAGCCGGCCTTCGGCAGGATCTGCTCGTGCTCCTTCTGGCCCGTCGCGATGATGCTCCCCTTCTTGTCGAAGATGATCGCGCGGCTCGAGGTCGTTCCCTGGTCGATGGCGAGGATGTAGTCAGCCATGTGTGTTCTCCTTTGAATTCAGGTGGGATCAGGCGAGGTGGAGCAGGACGGGTGCTGCGAGGGCAGCGATCGCGCCACCGATGAGCGGACCGACGACCGGGACCCACGAGTAGGACCAGTCGCTCGAGCCCTTGCCCTTGATGGGGAGGATCGCGTGAGCGATACGCGGGCCGAGGTCACGGGCGGGGTTGATCGCGTATCCGGTCGGTCCACCGAGCGAGGCGCCGATCGCGACGACGAGCAGGGCGACGGGCAGCGCGGTGAGCGGTCCGAGGCCTCCGGGCGTTCCGACCTCGATGTCGCCGTAGTCGGCGAACGCGAGGATCACGAACACCAGCACGAAGGTGCCGATGATCTCCGTGACGAGGTTCCAGCCGTAGGAGCGGATCGCCGGGCCGGTCGAGAAGACGCCGAGCTTGTTCGCCGCCTCAGGCTCCTCGTCGAAGTGCTGCTTGTACGCGAGCCACACCACGACGGCACCGATGATGGCGCCGAGCAACTCGGCGCCGGTGGCGACCAGGAACATCGTGAAAGTGATGGTGCCGGAGATCAGCAGACCCACGCCGACGGCGGGGTTCAGGATGGCGCCGGAGTAGGCGGACACCAGAACACCGGCGAAGACCGCGAGGCCCCATCCCCAGTTCACCATCAGGAAGCCGCCACCGAAGCCCTTGTTCTTCGCCAGGGCGACGTTGGCGACCACGCCACATCCGAGCAGGATGAGCATCGCTGTGCCCACCAACTCCGAGAGGAAGTAGAGACCGAGATTGACATCAGCCATGTCTTCATTGACCTTTCATGCGGGTCACGGCCCCTCTGCCGTGACACCTGGATGGGAGAGCGTCGCAAGGAGGGCGACGGTCGGAGATCTCGTCAGCCGCGGGTGCGCGACGAGATGTGGAGTCCATGCCTTTCGTTCAGCAGCTCACGCGTCTGCTCGAGTTCGGCGTCGTGCCGCGCACGATCCCAGCCCAGCAGCGGGGCGAGCGCGTCCGCGATCTCATCGATGACCTGTGCGTCGGCGTTTCCGGTGAAGGCGATGCTCGTTCGACGCAGGATGACGTCCTGCAGACGCGCGACCATCTCGTTGTGCACCATCCACTCGAGCTCGCGCGTCGAGAGGTCGCCGCCGGCGAGAGGGGCGTCCGTGCCCTGCTCGACGTATTCCCAGACCTGCGCGGCGCGGGTGCCATAGCGGGCGAGCAGCTTCTCGGCACGGTCTCCGGCGCCGGGGAGGTACTCCTGGATCCAGATGCGCTTCGCCTTCTCGGTTCGGGGGAAGTCCCGGCCGCCGCCGATGGCCCGCCCTGCCGTGGATACGGTGCGGGTGCGGTGGATGAGTCCGAGAACCACGTCCGAGAGGGACTCGCCCAGAGCCCGGAAGGTGGTCCACTTGCCACCGACGAGGCTGACCAGCGGCACGGAGCCCTTCTCGTCGACCTCGATGCGGTAGTCGCGCGACACGAAGCCGGGTGCCGTGTCTTCGTGGCGGGGGAGCGGGCGGATGCCGGAGAACCGGTACACGATCTGGTCGCGGTTCACGTCGATCTGCGGGAACACGTGGTGGATGAGGTCGAAGAAGTAGTCGACCTCCTCCTCGGTGCACACCGCGACCTCGCGCGGATCCGCGTCGATGTCGGTGGTGCCGACGAGCACGCGCCCCTTGAGCGGGTAGATGAGCACGATACGTCCGTCGGAGTGCTCGAAGAAGATCTCGCGGCCGCGGGTCGCCTCGAGCAGCTCCGGGTGGTCCAGCACGATGTGCGAACCCTTGGTTCCGCCCATGAAACGGGTGTCCGTGCCCAGCGCGTCGTTGGTGAGGTCCGTCCAGGGGCCGGAGGTGTTGACGACCACGTCCGCCGCTACCGCGAACTCCGTGCCGCTCTCACGATCGCGAAGGAGCACGGTGTCTCCGTCGCGACCGATCGCCTCGACGTAGTTGAGGGCCTTGGCTGCGGGGTGGGCGGCAAGACCGTCCTGCAGGACGTCCAGCGCGAGGCGCTCCGGGTCATGCATCGAAGCGTCATAGTACGTCGCGGTGTACTTGATGTTCGGGTCGAGCGAGGGGAGCTCCGCGAGCGAGCGCTTACGCCCGAGGAAGCGGTGCCGGGGGACGCTGCCGCCGTCACGGGAGAACGTGTCGTAGATCGTCAGGCCGATCTTGATCAGGAAGGCGCCGCGCTCCTGCGGCTTGCCGCTGCGGTGCGTCAGGAAACGCAACGGAGCGGACAGGATCCCCGAGAAGGTCGAGTAGATCGGGATGGTCGTCTGCAGCGGCTTGACGTAGTGGGGAGCGATCTTGAGCAGACCGTTGCGCTCCTCGACCGACTCGCGCACGAGACGGAACTCGCCGTTCTCGAGATACCGGATGCCACCGTGGATCATGTGACTCGAGGCGGATGAGGCGCCCGAGGCGAAGTCTCCGCGTTCGACGAGGAGGACGTCGACTCCCTGCAGTGCCAGATCCCGGAATGCGGAGATGCCGTTGATCCCGCCACCGATGAGAAGGACGCTCGTGCGTCCGGATTCACGGACTGCGCGTACCTCAGCGCGTTCCGCTGACGAGTGCGTCGACTCGATCATCTTCGACCCCTATTCCTTGCTTGCCACCCAGCATCGACCTGTGGAACGCTGTGCGCAAGTCCACTGCACATATGTGCAAGGATCGAGGGCGAGGAGGAACCCATGGCCGACCCCGGCGCGCAATCCCGCGATTCGAAGCTGATCGCGGCGCTCACTGCTGCGCAGCTCTACTACATGCAGGACAAGACCATGGAGGTGATCGCCCAGGAGTTGGGTACCTCCCGCTCGTCGGTGTCGAGGCTGCTGAGCTTCGCGCGCGAGAGCGGACTGGTCGACATCCGGATCAACTCACCCCTCGAGCGGCTGGGGATTCTGGAGCAGCGGATCCGTGATCGCCATCGTGTGGCGGCGCACGTGGTCCCGATGTCTGAGATCGTGAGCGAGGTCGAACGGCTGGAGCGGGTCGCGCTGACCGCCGGCAGGCTCCTCTCGCAGTTCGTCGACTCGAACATGATCATCGGCGTCGCATGGGGTTCGACGATCAGCGCGGTCAGCCGCGGTCTGACGCAGAAGGAGACCCACAACACGACCTTCGTGCAGCTCAACGGTGCGGGAAACACGCAGACCAGTGGTGTCGAGTACTCCAGCGACATCCTGCAGCGATTCGGTAGCGCGTTCGGCGCGCAGGTGCAGCAGTTCCCCGTGCCGGCGTTCTTCGACGATCCGGCGACGCGTGAGGCCATGTGGCGTGAGCGCAGCACACGCAGGGTTCTCGACCTGCAGGCCAAGATGGACATCGCCGTCTTCAGCCTCGGTTCCCCGGCGGCGGAGGTGCCGAGCCGCGTCTACGTGGGCGGCTACCTCGGTCGCGACGACTACCGGAGTCTTCGAGAGGATCATGCGATCGGCGATGTGGCGACGGTGTTCTTCCGCTCTGACGGCTCATGGCGTGATATCAGGGTCAACGCGCGAGCAACAGGGCCGGGGCTCGATCGCCTGCGGCGGGTCCCTCGCCGGGTGTGCGTCGTCTCCGGCATCCCTAAGCTCGTGAGCCTGCGTGCCGCCATCGCGGCAGACCTCATCACCGACGTGGTGCTCGATGAAGGCCTCGCGCGACAACTCGTCGACGACTGAGCTGTTCGTCGACGACTGAGCTGTGAGGCTCCCCGAGAGGCTCAGGACTCGTCGATCGATGACTCCGGCCCTGAGCGGAACTCGCGGATCAGATGCTGCACGACCTCGCCCAGGTCGCCGTCCGACGCATCGGCCACCGCGAGCTGGCGTGCGTAGCTCGCTCCTTCGTCGAGGATCGTGTGCAGGCTGGCGAACTCTCTTGAGCATCCCATCTCGACGGCGATGGGGGCGAGGTCGTCGATGGTCTGCGCCAGGTGCTCGCTCACAGGGAGCTGCCTGCCCTCGGCATCGACGATGATGCGGGCGTCGAGTCCGTAGCGGGCGGCACGCCACTTGTTCTCACGGTGATACCAGGCAGGCATCTGGGGGAGTGCTTCTCCCGCGTCGAGTGCGCGGGAGAAGTGCTCGACCAGGACTTGGACCAGGGAGGCGATGGCGGCGAGCTCCGGGAGTGTGGAGACGCCGTCGCACGCGCGCACCTCGATCGTGCCCCACTTCGGGGCCGGTCGGATATCCCAGCGGACCTCGGAGGCATCGGCCATGACGCCCGTGCGCACCATGTCTTCCAGATACGCCTCGAATTGGGACCAGTCCTGCAGAGGCCAGGGGAGTCCGGCCGTGGGAAGCTGCTGGAACACGAGAGCGCGGTTCGATGCGTAGCCCGTGCGCTCGCCCGCCCAGAACGGACTGGAGGCGGCGATCGACTGCAGGTGTGGCAGGAAGCCCGTGAGCGCATTGATGATCGGGAACACCTTGCGCTGGTCCTCGACGCCGATGTGGACGTGGATGCCCCAGATCATCATGTTGCGGCCCCACCACTGCGTCCGCTCGATCAGCGTGTGGTACCGCGTCTTGTCGGTCACCTGTTGGTCGAACCACTGCGCGAAGGGATGACTGCCTGCCGACAGCAACTCGATACCTGCGGGATCGGTGGCCGATCTGACGGCGGCGATCGCCTGAGCGATGTCATCCACGGCCTGGGCGACGGAGTCGCCGACACCACTGGTGACCTCGATGGTGTTGGTGAGGAGTTCGCCGGTGACGGTGTGACGCTCGTCGACGCTTTCCTCCTCGAGCGCGGCCAAGAGGTCGGGGGCGCGTCCGACCAGGTCACCGCTCGCCGGATCGGCGAGCATGATCTCCCATTCCAGTCCGACGGTGGAGCGGGCCGAAGGCGCG
It encodes:
- the glpK gene encoding glycerol kinase GlpK, which gives rise to MADYILAIDQGTTSSRAIIFDKKGSIIATGQKEHEQILPKAGWVEHDASEIWRNVQEVIGLALSRADLTRHDIAAVGITNQRETAVVWDKTTGKPAYNAIVWQDTRTQDIVDRLAADGGVERFKPIVGLPLATYFSGTKIAWILENVDGAREKAEAGDLIFGTTDSWVLWNLTGGVDGGVHVTDVTNASRTMFMDLETLEWRDDILDAFGVPRSMMPEIRSSSEVYGAAEDSSLLRETPIAGILGDQQAATFGQAAFQQGESKNTYGTGCFLIFNTGEEIVHSKNGLLTTVGYKLGDQPTHYALEGSIAVTGSLIQWLRDQLGIISSAPEVEELADQVEDNGGVYIVPAFSGLFAPYWRPDARGAIVGLTRYANKNHIARAALEAVAFQTRDVLDAVNADAGVDLTELKVDGGMVANDALMQFQADVLGVPVVRPVVAETTALGAAYAAGLAVGFWNGLDDLSANWQEDERWEPSMEDAERDRQLRLWRKAITKSMDWVDDDVK
- a CDS encoding MIP/aquaporin family protein, with protein sequence MADVNLGLYFLSELVGTAMLILLGCGVVANVALAKNKGFGGGFLMVNWGWGLAVFAGVLVSAYSGAILNPAVGVGLLISGTITFTMFLVATGAELLGAIIGAVVVWLAYKQHFDEEPEAANKLGVFSTGPAIRSYGWNLVTEIIGTFVLVFVILAFADYGDIEVGTPGGLGPLTALPVALLVVAIGASLGGPTGYAINPARDLGPRIAHAILPIKGKGSSDWSYSWVPVVGPLIGGAIAALAAPVLLHLA
- a CDS encoding glycerol-3-phosphate dehydrogenase/oxidase yields the protein MIESTHSSAERAEVRAVRESGRTSVLLIGGGINGISAFRDLALQGVDVLLVERGDFASGASSASSHMIHGGIRYLENGEFRLVRESVEERNGLLKIAPHYVKPLQTTIPIYSTFSGILSAPLRFLTHRSGKPQERGAFLIKIGLTIYDTFSRDGGSVPRHRFLGRKRSLAELPSLDPNIKYTATYYDASMHDPERLALDVLQDGLAAHPAAKALNYVEAIGRDGDTVLLRDRESGTEFAVAADVVVNTSGPWTDLTNDALGTDTRFMGGTKGSHIVLDHPELLEATRGREIFFEHSDGRIVLIYPLKGRVLVGTTDIDADPREVAVCTEEEVDYFFDLIHHVFPQIDVNRDQIVYRFSGIRPLPRHEDTAPGFVSRDYRIEVDEKGSVPLVSLVGGKWTTFRALGESLSDVVLGLIHRTRTVSTAGRAIGGGRDFPRTEKAKRIWIQEYLPGAGDRAEKLLARYGTRAAQVWEYVEQGTDAPLAGGDLSTRELEWMVHNEMVARLQDVILRRTSIAFTGNADAQVIDEIADALAPLLGWDRARHDAELEQTRELLNERHGLHISSRTRG
- a CDS encoding sugar-binding transcriptional regulator is translated as MADPGAQSRDSKLIAALTAAQLYYMQDKTMEVIAQELGTSRSSVSRLLSFARESGLVDIRINSPLERLGILEQRIRDRHRVAAHVVPMSEIVSEVERLERVALTAGRLLSQFVDSNMIIGVAWGSTISAVSRGLTQKETHNTTFVQLNGAGNTQTSGVEYSSDILQRFGSAFGAQVQQFPVPAFFDDPATREAMWRERSTRRVLDLQAKMDIAVFSLGSPAAEVPSRVYVGGYLGRDDYRSLREDHAIGDVATVFFRSDGSWRDIRVNARATGPGLDRLRRVPRRVCVVSGIPKLVSLRAAIAADLITDVVLDEGLARQLVDD
- a CDS encoding glutamate--cysteine ligase, with translation MTLDFAPSARSTVGLEWEIMLADPASGDLVGRAPDLLAALEEESVDERHTVTGELLTNTIEVTSGVGDSVAQAVDDIAQAIAAVRSATDPAGIELLSAGSHPFAQWFDQQVTDKTRYHTLIERTQWWGRNMMIWGIHVHIGVEDQRKVFPIINALTGFLPHLQSIAASSPFWAGERTGYASNRALVFQQLPTAGLPWPLQDWSQFEAYLEDMVRTGVMADASEVRWDIRPAPKWGTIEVRACDGVSTLPELAAIASLVQVLVEHFSRALDAGEALPQMPAWYHRENKWRAARYGLDARIIVDAEGRQLPVSEHLAQTIDDLAPIAVEMGCSREFASLHTILDEGASYARQLAVADASDGDLGEVVQHLIREFRSGPESSIDES